TATGCGCGCGGCAGCGGCTATGTAAAGCAATGGCTCAAGGACATCGGCCAACCGGTGAAAAAAGGCGAACTGCTGGCGGTACTGGACACCCCGGACATCAACAAGCAGGTGGACGAAGCCGCCGCCAGCCATGAACTGGCACGCACCGCCTACCAGCGCTGGAGCCGCCTGCGCGCGCAGGATGCGGTCTCACAGCAGGAATTCGACGAAAAAAATGCCGCCTACCAGCAAACCGCCGCCACCCTCAAGCGTCTGCGTGATCAACAGGATTTTGGCCGCGTGGTGGCACCGTTTGACGGCATCATCACCAAACGCAATATCGACAATGGCAGCCTGATCAATGCCGGCAACGGCGGCAGCGGCCAGTCGCTATTCAGCGTGGCGCAGGTGGACAAGCTGCATCTATATGTTTACCTGCCGCAGGAGCGTGCCAGCCAGGTCAAGGTGGGCGACAGCGTCGACATCATGGCCGGTGACAATGCCAAGGTGGTAGCAGGCAAGGTGGCACGCACCGCCGGTGCCATCGACCCGGCCAGCCGCACCCTGCAAGTGGAAATCGTACTGGACAATGCCGAGCACAAACTGCTGCCCGGCCTGTATGTGGAAGCCCGCTTCAAGCTGAAGAGCCCGGCAGGGTTGACCCTGCCCACCAACACCTTGATATTCGGTGCCGAGGGCAGCCAGGTGGCAGTCGTGGATGAGCACAACAAGGTGCGACTGCAAAAAGTGGTACTGGGCACCGACTACGGCAAGGACATTGCCATCAAGGCTGGCCTGAGCGGCAAGGAACGCATCATCCTCAACCCGTCCGATGCCATCCGCAACGGCCAGAGCGTGGCCATTGTGGCCAGCGGCAACAGCGAGTAAGCCATGCGAAGCTCCCCCGCCCTGCTGGCCGGCACCATGCTGCTGGCCACCCTCAGCGCCTGCTCCGCCATCGGCCCGGATTACCAGCGCCCCACCATGGCCGACCTGCCCGCCAACTGGCAGGGCACAGGCAGCTGGCAAAGCGCAGCGCCTGCCGACCAGCAAGCCAAGCAAGCCTGGTGGCTGCAATTTGGCGATGCCA
The sequence above is drawn from the Aquitalea denitrificans genome and encodes:
- a CDS encoding efflux RND transporter periplasmic adaptor subunit yields the protein MTNQRHTNQGVPAFHHDTLPGLDGRHKVARRARTVTIIIVLLLLAGLGRTLLARQASADTLAQRASQSAIQQVRVVQATNNRHDNQLTLPATLQGISEAVVYARGSGYVKQWLKDIGQPVKKGELLAVLDTPDINKQVDEAAASHELARTAYQRWSRLRAQDAVSQQEFDEKNAAYQQTAATLKRLRDQQDFGRVVAPFDGIITKRNIDNGSLINAGNGGSGQSLFSVAQVDKLHLYVYLPQERASQVKVGDSVDIMAGDNAKVVAGKVARTAGAIDPASRTLQVEIVLDNAEHKLLPGLYVEARFKLKSPAGLTLPTNTLIFGAEGSQVAVVDEHNKVRLQKVVLGTDYGKDIAIKAGLSGKERIILNPSDAIRNGQSVAIVASGNSE